CATTACAACAAGAGTAGAACCTTTAAGCTCTTCCCAAGTGGGCCAAGTAACCTGTTTCAGTTCTTGGACAGATTCTGATACATATTGCTGAACCTTACGCATTTTTTCTCCGGGAAGTGAGCAGGTCGAGAGGGACTCGAACCCCCAACCAACGGTTTTGGAGACCGTGACTCTACCAATTGAGCTATCGACCTATTCGGACTTCCTTACTTGGATTCCTTGTGAACAGTATGCTTGCGGCAGAAGCGGCAGT
The nucleotide sequence above comes from Fibrobacter sp. UWB16. Encoded proteins:
- the secE gene encoding preprotein translocase subunit SecE produces the protein MRKVQQYVSESVQELKQVTWPTWEELKGSTLVVMLFSVIMGFYIAGLDFVLSWIVNFIMGRG